GAAATACCCGCTTTAGTAATCATTGGGATCGCTTCAATTTTTGAAATGGAGATGGCACAAGAAAATCTAAAGAAAAAGATCTTGCAAATCGATAAAAAGGGTTATAAAGCTTACAGGATCCTTGCGGGGGTTTACTCCTTTCCAAAATTTAAGCTGTTCATCGACCACGTTCAGGGAGATCCCTTCGCTGCTCCCTCGAAGATAAGGATCCGTGCAGGTCAAGATTTAGCTAAATTTCCACTAGAATATTTTAAAAATGAAGCCAGAAAAACAGCCTTTGAAGATTTCATTGCACGGGGAATAGCCTTGGCAATCTCCCACCACGTTAAGGGAAATAGAGGAACGGGCAAAAGCGGACTTATAGAGATTCAGAAGTGTGGACAGGAGGTACTAAAAAGAACGTCCGTGCTAGCTACCACCGAGTACATTGAGGCCAGGCTTTCAATCGGACTTCCCGCACGAGGAAGGACCATCCTTGGAAAGGAGGCTCTTGAAATGTCCTTCGGGGAGCTTCCCAAAGTGGTTGAGGATTCTCTGTTTTTCGCGAGATACGATCCAGATGCCCTTAAGAACCACGTGGATCTCTACGAAGACCAGGAGTTCCTGCGAAAGAAGCTTGCTGATCGAAGGCTAGTGGCTTTTGTGGCCGATGGCTCCATTCTTCCAAGGGAGTCGGGGATAAGTGACAAACCAATGTCCATAAGAGAAGCGGTACCATTCCATTCACCATCTTCTTTAAGGGTCATCATTTCCTTGCCTCATCGAGGGAAGAGGAGTGGGATGGGGATACCAGAGGGGGTAACTCTCATCGTAGGTGGTGGTTACCATGGAAAAACCACTTTACTTAAGGCCATAGAAAAGGGAGTCTATAATCATATACCAGGAGATGGAAGGGAACTGGTGATAACGAGGGGCGATGCTGTAAAGATCAGAGCCGAGGATGGCCGGAGGATCGAAAAGGTAAATATCAGCCCCTTCATTCAAAATCTTCCCATGGGAAAAAGTACTTCCGCTTTTTGTACCGATGATGCCAGCGGAAGTACCAGTCAAGCTGCAAACATCATGGAGGCTCTGGAGACTGGAACCCGTCTTCTTCTCATAGACGAAGATACCTCCGCAACCAACTTCATGATTCGCGATGAAAGAATGCAGTCGCTCGTGGCCAAAGAGAAGGAACCCATCACCCCATTCATCGACAAGGCGAGACTCCTTTACCATGACCTGGGGATCTCCAGCATCATCGTCATAGGAGGATCTGGAGACTACTTCGATGTCGCTAACACCGTGATCATGATGGACGAGTACAGACCCAGGGATGTAACCCAAAGGGCCAAAGAGATCGCCCGCACCTGGGCAGCCCAGCGAATCTGTGAGGGTGGAACTTCCTTTGGAGAAGTAACCCCCCGCATCCCTTTGAAGACCAGCTTCCAA
This region of Actinomycetota bacterium genomic DNA includes:
- a CDS encoding ABC-ATPase domain-containing protein, producing MAQENLKKKILQIDKKGYKAYRILAGVYSFPKFKLFIDHVQGDPFAAPSKIRIRAGQDLAKFPLEYFKNEARKTAFEDFIARGIALAISHHVKGNRGTGKSGLIEIQKCGQEVLKRTSVLATTEYIEARLSIGLPARGRTILGKEALEMSFGELPKVVEDSLFFARYDPDALKNHVDLYEDQEFLRKKLADRRLVAFVADGSILPRESGISDKPMSIREAVPFHSPSSLRVIISLPHRGKRSGMGIPEGVTLIVGGGYHGKTTLLKAIEKGVYNHIPGDGRELVITRGDAVKIRAEDGRRIEKVNISPFIQNLPMGKSTSAFCTDDASGSTSQAANIMEALETGTRLLLIDEDTSATNFMIRDERMQSLVAKEKEPITPFIDKARLLYHDLGISSIIVIGGSGDYFDVANTVIMMDEYRPRDVTQRAKEIARTWAAQRICEGGTSFGEVTPRIPLKTSFQPKAGKKIKVKGEGKNLIRFGRRSIDLSCVEQLVDGYQTDAIAQILLYISQNYIDDRRTLKEIIQVILRDISEKGLDILSAFKGHPGEFALPRGYEIAAAINRMRTLKVRVKTEKN